A single genomic interval of Drosophila virilis strain 15010-1051.87 chromosome 2, Dvir_AGI_RSII-ME, whole genome shotgun sequence harbors:
- the MICU3 gene encoding calcium uptake protein 3, mitochondrial isoform X2 — protein MAKVVARLTVKSSALLTQRPSVTVYKACCRNASTGFANKLPPRNTHRLLVLVGGSVASLAALTAFIRLRSAANTANAMRKKSLHRDDTDLENVKLTARERRFIKFASVEYEDQLYMTPQDFLESVVEQEPRPRLKRRVLSSEEVEKYKDNTPAVKKGSSRLFRNLRDKGIVSYTEYLFLLSILTKPKSGFRIAFNMFDTDGNQRVDKAEFLVIISILASAFKSIQDVDPKTKEIMRRLVPYEEPTSIKSLAVPRPKGLMERIFSGAWREKHGDQASENQDENSDTPHERNFADDAEGLQRRHVVSTTLQLHLFGKRGTGVINYDNFYRFMDNLQTEVLELEFNEFSKGQSFITELDFAKILLRYTYLATDEYDVFLERLLHRVKDEQGISFNDFRDFCHFLNNLDDFTIAMRMYTLADRSISKDEFARAAKICTGYCLSQHMIDTVFAIFDADGDGLLHYKEFIAIMKDRLHRGFRSVAKSEGWDAFKHCLYHEMAALKKPSY, from the exons ATGGCAAAAGTAGTGGCGCGTTTAACAGTTAAATCTAGTGCACTTTTAACCCAACGACCAAGTGTAACCGTGTATAAAGCATGTTGCCGAAATGCAAGCACAGGATTTGCGAATAAATTGCCACCAAGGAACACACATCGTCTGCTGGTTCTGGTGGGCGGCAGTGTCGCCTCATTGGCGGCATTGACTGCGTTTATTCGACTGAGAAGCGCTGCGAATACAGCGAATGCAATGCGAAAGAAGAGCCTg CATCGCGATGATACCGACTTGGAGAATGTTAAACTGACCGCACGTGAGCGCCGCTTCATTAAATTCGCTTCCGTGGAGTACGAGGATCAGCTGTATATGACGCCACAGGATTTTCTGGAATCTGTTGTGGAGCAGGAACCCAGAC CTCGTCTGAAGCGTCGCGTGCTTAGCAGCGAGGAGGTTGAAAAATACAAGGACAATACGCCGGCAGTCAAAAAGGGTTCATCACGTCTCTTTCGCAATCTCAGGGACAAGG gCATTGTTTCCTACACGGAGTATTTGTTCTTGCTCTCCATTTTGACCA AACCCAAATCTGGCTTCCGCATTGCCTTCAACATGTTCGACACGGATGGCAATCAGCGTGTGGATAAGGCCGAGTTTCTAGTC ATTATTTCCATATTGGCCAGCGCCTTCAAGTCCATACAAGATGTTGACCCAAAAACCAAGGAAATT ATGCGACGCTTAGTACCTTATGAGGAACCCACATCGATTAAATCTTTAGCCGTACCACGACCCAAGGGTCTT ATGGAGCGCATTTTCAGCGGCGCTTGGAGAGAAAAACACGGCGATCAGGCGTCGGAAAATCAAGATGAAAATTCCGATACGCCACACGAG cgTAATTTTGCGGATGACGCTGAGGGTCTGCAGCGACGTCATGTGGTGTCCACCACCCTGCAGCTGCATCTGTTTGGCAAGCGCGGCACCGGCGTCATCAACTATGACAACTTCTATCGTTTTATGGACAATCTGCAGACAGAGGTGCTCGAGCTGGAGTTCAATGAGTTCTCCAAGGGACAAAGCTTTATAACCGAACTGGACTTTGCCAAGATCTTGCTGCGCTACACGTATCTGGCCACAGATGAGTACGATGTGTTTCTGGAGCGTTTGCTGCATCGCGTCAAGGATGAGCAGGGCATATCATTTAACGATTTTCGTGACTTTTGTCATTTTCTCAATAATCTCGATGATTTCACCATAGCCATGCGCATGTACACGCTGGCCGATCGCTCTATATCCAAGG ATGAATTTGCGCGCGCTGCCAAGATCTGCACTGGCTATTGCCTCAGTCAGCATATGATTGATACGGTCTTTGCCATATTCGATGCGGATGGGGATGGTCTGTTGCATTATAAGGAGTTCATAGCCATTATGAAGGATCGGTTGCATCGTGGGTTCAGA TCCGTAGCCAAATCGGAGGGCTGGGACGCCTTCAAGCATTGTCTGTATCATGAAATGGCTGCACTAAAGAAACCTTCCTATTAA